The genomic stretch GCGGCCAGAGATGGCAACGAGGTGGCGCGACAACAATGGTATGTCACGGCCTTCGCCGGTCATCCCTATGCCCGCCCGCCGGGTGGCACTATTGCCGGTGTCGAGGCCATAACCCGCGACGATTTACTTGCCTTCGTCCGTGATAGATTCGGGCGCGATGCTTTGATAATTGGTGTTGCGGGTGACATCAGCGCGCAAGATTTGGGGCGCATGCTTGACCTCGTTTTCGCGGATTTGCCGGGAGAGGCGCGACCCGGCGATATTCCCGAAACCTCTCCCGGGGCCGGTGGTATGGTACTTGTGGAGCGATTGCCGCAGCCGCAAAGCGCACTGCTGATGGGACAGGTCGGGCTCAAGCGCACCGACCCACGCTACTATACCGCCTATGTCATGAATCACATATTCGGCGGCGGCGGTTTCTCAAGCCGACTGAACATGGAAGTGCGCGAAAAGCGTGGGCTGGCTTACGGAATTTTCAGCTATCTCGTGCCGTTAGATCACGCCGCCTCCTTCATGATTGGCACGGCGACACAGAATGCGCGTGTCTCGGAAACTCTGAGTGTGGTCCGGGACGAAGTGACCCGCCTGCACGATGAGGGAGTCAGCGAGGAAGAACTGGCTGACGCCAAGACCTATCTCACGGGTTCGTTCCCGCTCAGGCTCGATAGTAACGGCGAGATCGCGTCCATACTTGTGGGCATGCAGGTCGCCAAGCTTGGCATCGACTATCTGGACCGCCGTAACGGCCTTATCGAGGCGGTGACCAGAGAGGACATCGCGGCGCTCGCTGCCGAGCTGTTAGACCCCGATGGCTTCGCGGTGGTCGTAGTGGGCGAGCCCGAGGGCATTGACGCCACGTCCAAATAGGGGACTTGAGCGAGAGACAATGTGGGGCTGATACTTGCCACGCGTGCCTATTTGACACCGAATCTAGAAGGCGTGATCGATGTCGCTTTGAGCCGTCGGTTGAACTTTCTCGCCTTTAACCAGGGCTGTAACTGCGTCGCCAGCGGGATACGGCGCGTCTCTATGCTCACGGCACCTGGCCAGTCTGGGCGCGATTTCGCAGCAGGTGGTCTGCGAGCACGCAGGCCATCATAGCTTCGCCGACGGGCACGGCGCGGATACCAACGCAAGGGTCGTGGCGGCCCTTGGTGAGTATGTCAATCTCATTGCCGGACACATCAATGCTACGACGGGGAATTGTGATAGAGCTCGTCGGCTTAACCGCAAAGCGCACTACCACATCCTGGCCGCTGGAGATACCGCCGAGCACGCCGCCGGCATTATTGGAGAGAAATTTTGGGGCATGTGCGCCCTGGCCAGCGCGTATTTCGTCGGCACTGTCGACGCCGTTCTGCACTGCCGCGGCGAAGCCTTTACCGATCTCGACGCCCTTTACTGCGTTGATGCTCATCATCGCCTTGGCAAGGTCGGCATCGAGCTTGTCGTAGACCGGTTCACCGAGGCCAGCGGGTACGCCTTCGGCGACTACCTCTATCACCGCGCCAGTGGAGTTTCCGTCTTTGCGCAAGGCGTTGAGTGTACCCTCCCAAACCGTTGCCATCTTGGCGTCGGGACACCAGAACGGATTGCGTTCTATCTCGTCCCAGTCCCAGCGATCACGATGGATGGCTTCACCACCCATCTCGATGAGTGCACCGCGGATACGGATACGCTCGCCTAGC from Alphaproteobacteria bacterium encodes the following:
- a CDS encoding pitrilysin family protein; its protein translation is MPRILLAALALMLVVQRPAAAVEVQRVVSPGGIEAWLVEEHTVPIVSLRFVFRGGSALDPDGKEGLAELASGLLNEGAGEMDALAFQKALDDSAVRMGFKAGIDEFGGSLATLTETGDVAYHLLAMALNEPRFDLDALERVRAQVVAGLERAARDGNEVARQQWYVTAFAGHPYARPPGGTIAGVEAITRDDLLAFVRDRFGRDALIIGVAGDISAQDLGRMLDLVFADLPGEARPGDIPETSPGAGGMVLVERLPQPQSALLMGQVGLKRTDPRYYTAYVMNHIFGGGGFSSRLNMEVREKRGLAYGIFSYLVPLDHAASFMIGTATQNARVSETLSVVRDEVTRLHDEGVSEEELADAKTYLTGSFPLRLDSNGEIASILVGMQVAKLGIDYLDRRNGLIEAVTREDIAALAAELLDPDGFAVVVVGEPEGIDATSK
- the aroC gene encoding chorismate synthase; the protein is MPGNSFGKSFRFTTWGESHGFAIGCVIDGVPPRLPLSEANIQYYLDRRRPGQSRHTSQRREPDKIRIVSGVFEGQTTGTPLALVIENVDQRSRDYGNTAEQFRPAHADFTYWRKYGIRDYRGGGRASARETAMRVAAGAVARKVLGERIRIRGALIEMGGEAIHRDRWDWDEIERNPFWCPDAKMATVWEGTLNALRKDGNSTGAVIEVVAEGVPAGLGEPVYDKLDADLAKAMMSINAVKGVEIGKGFAAAVQNGVDSADEIRAGQGAHAPKFLSNNAGGVLGGISSGQDVVVRFAVKPTSSITIPRRSIDVSGNEIDILTKGRHDPCVGIRAVPVGEAMMACVLADHLLRNRAQTGQVP